The Termitidicoccus mucosus DNA segment GGTTGCCGGCATCGCCGCCGTTGTCGGCTTCCTGCAACTGTGCAATGTCATCGGCCCGCAAGTCGATATGCCGGACGAAGGCGGGCGGCATGTCCTGAAAATGCTCGGCATGACGTGGACGCTCGATGAGTTCCTGACGCACTGGTGCATTGTCCAACGCTCCGGCCACGGCAAGACCGCCGGCGTCATCCGCACGATGTTCAGCCAGCTCATGGTCACGATTCCGAACTTCGGCTGCATTGCGATAGACGAAAAGGCGAATTTTCACCGGTGCTGGGAAAGATTTGCAAGGCATTCAAGCGCCCTGAAAAACTTATCGTTTTGCGACCACGCAGGCGGTCGAGACTTGGACATACCGATCACCCATATGATGAATTTCATCGGTGACCGGACTATTCCTTGGGACACTTACGCGCAGCTTGTCATCGACACCGCAGTTGCATGCGGGCAGAAAACCAATAACGCATTTTTAAGAATCAGGGTCGAAAACCATCTCGAACCTTTTCAAACGCTCGACGCCATTGGCATCACCCCCACTCGCCGATGCATATGACTTCATCGCGGATGATCGGACCTATAACGAGGCACGAGAGGTTGCAGCTCAAGGCGTCCGAGTCGGAACGATGCGCGGAGCTTTTGAGTTTTGGGCATCCTTCGACAAAAAGCACCGGAAGAAAAATCAGGCATCAAATCGACTACCGAGCTTTATCTTGCCCCTTACGCAACCGATGAGTTGCGCGATGTTTTTCGTCCGATACGCCGAACGTCACCTTGGATTGCGTCGATAAAGGCTTTATCCTTTGCCCTCAATTCCGCAGGCCTACCTTTCGCAGCGCCGCTACATCACCGCGTGGTTCAAACTCGCAGGCTACTACCATTTGCTACGGCGTTTTGACGATTACAGCGAAGAGGAACACGCCAAACTGACACCGGTTATCCTGCTTGCCGACGAAGGCCAGAACAGCCTGCTATGCTCCGAGGAAGGGCTCGCAGATCATAACACGCTGGATAAAATCCGTGAAGCCGGGGCACCTTGATTCTGGCGATGCAAAGCTATTCGTCCGCGCTGCCGCCGCTGGACGGGAAAAAGGAAATCGCCGAGGTTGTCTTTACCAACCTCAACAATCACGTCATCGGCGCGATTCGCGATGAGACCGGCCGTGAAATGGCGGCAAATGTTTTTGGCAAGGAATGGCAGCGCGACAAGAGCTGGAGCTTCGGCGCCATGAATAACACGACCAGCGTCCGTCAAGAACTGCGTCATATTTTCCATACGGGCATTTTCACCAGACTGCCAAAGTTCAGAGCGATCATCTTTCACGTCGAGGGCCGCTGGACGCAGGGCTACTTGTATCCGAGAACCGACGACGGACGGAAGATTTCGCCGCGTTTCCGCTACATGTTTTGGAAACGGATTTTTGGAGTTTAACGCCATGCCACGCACGTTCAGGTTCTCGACGCCGATGACCGCGTGGTTCGCCGTCATCGGCACGAGTTGGGCTTGTGCAAAAGTCGTTGCTGACATTGGTCGCGCGCGCGATCTTTGCCGCATGGTGAATTTGTCTTTAAGAAGATGGGGTGAACGGTGCCGCCAAAAGCGACTTCTCGCGGAGTTGGTTGAACAGTTCAAAACCCCATCGGATTATTGCCACTGGGCGATCAGGATTTTACCAGCGATCCCGTCTGGCAGATGGCCAATTATACGGCGGTTGATTACTTCCCGATGCGCACCGAACTCATGCAGGTCATGGAATCCTTGATTCACATTACCGTGGAGCTTCCGATATTCGCATTCCGGTGGGGCAGTTTTACGGCTCATGCGGCGGAAAGTCAGGTCCTCGCCGTTCCCTGCACGATTTCGCCTATCATGTTTTGCGAGAGGACGGTGCTATCGGATTTCAAACGGAGGCGCATTGGCAGGAAAACATCAGGTCGTTTGAGACCCGCTTCAATATGCGCCGATTGCCGGACTGTTCAACTGGTCCCGGCGTCTCTATCTCTGGAACGCAGATCAGTCGCATCACTTTGCAGCCCTTTACCGACAATCACGGGATCAGCATCGGAAATGGCAGGCCCCTGTAATCTAAAAGTCTATGACTGGAATCAGTCGATTGAAGAGATCCCGGATGATACGGTTCATTGCCCGAAACCGGATGGATTCGGTCTGGCACCATGTAAATCAATGTTCGGCCAAGGTTGAGCATGTCCAGATTGGCAGATCCGAACTGGGTCTCCACGCAATCCAATTGAGCAATCTTGATTCAGAAGTCATGGATATGGCGCTGAACGCCATTCTGCAACTGGAAGGACGCGGGTTGATAATCAGATTATCACAGATGCGAAATCGCCTCAGATTTTCTGAGATTCATTCCATGTCCTCCACGTCGCGAGCTGCGTCCGTCATGATTCATAATTTATGAATCTATGAATTTAGGATTAAGCGCAGCCGCGCTTCCTCCGCCAGCATCCCCTGCCTTTGGCGCAAAGCCTGAAAATCCCCGACCGGGCCCGCACGGGCCGGTCAGGCGCCCGTCATCCACGCCTTCCTTGAACCGGCAGCGCCGGCACATCTTCCCAGCTCCCAATCCATCCCCGCCCTTCCCCTCTCCCGGGAGAGGGCCCTCCTGTGCGTGCCGCGGCCTACGGGCCGCCCTTCGGCGCGCAGCGCCGTCATGCTCGCTCCGCCATGCTTTCAACACAAATTCCCTCTCAACTATTGCGTTCTGCTTAGGTTTTCCTACTTTCAAATCCATGACAAGGCTCCTGCGAAAACTAATGCAAAGCGCGAATGATTCCCGCCGAGAGCATTCCGTTGAGCGCGAGCAACAGCCAGAATCCCGAAAGCCTTACCATGAACACAGTCCAAGCCAGACCGACTCGGGATATTGAGTATTTCAAGACGCTGCTCCGGCGCAACCCCGAGCTGCCGCGCCGCGTGCGCTTGAGGGGCTGTCTTTCGCCGATCAAGTGTGGGAACGCAAAAGCGCCAATCGTTGCTATGATGCCGCGCGCATTGAGCTTGGCCTCAAAACACCGGCTCAAATTCAGGAGGAATGCTCGGCTTTCCGCTTCCCAAAAACTTTCGCCCGCGTGTCGTGAGTTATCACTTGTAATGCCCGATTTTGAACCAAAGGCCTTCGCCGATCTTTTCGGTGACCAGTCAAAACCTCTCATTGTAGGCGGCCAGGCGGTCAACTTATGGGCCGAGGTGATGCGCGACCAGAGCCCGGAATTACTGCGATTGGCGCCGTTCACCAGCACCGACGCGGACATTGTTGGAGACGTCGCCCTCGCCCAAAACTGGCGGAGCGGCGCGGCTGGCAAATCCGTGTCAATCCCGACGCCAGAAATCCCATTGCCGCCGTGCTCTCAAGGAGTCCCCGGCGGATTGCTCGAGGTGGATGTGTTGCGCAGCGTCCTGGGCGTGAACCACGCCGACTTGTCCGGCGGCGTCACCATCGAAATGCTCCCGGGCGTGAACGCCCGCGTTCCAAGCCCGCTGACCTTGCTGAAAGCCAAGATCGGCAATCTTTGCGCGCTTGATAACAAAAGGTTCGATGGCACCACGCGAAACGATCTCCGGCACGCATCCGCTCGTCACCATATGCAGGCTTTACCTGCATGGCGCGCGCGAAGTGCGCGCCGGCGTCTGTCCCGAACGTGCGCTGGTGAACGAACTGCATACGCTCAACGACATCATCACATCCCGAAACGCATTGCAGGCCGGCAAACGTTTCCAACTCGACTTATCCCCGCCCTGCCCTCGACCTTGATTGCGCGCAGCTTCCCAAGGTCCAAAAATTCTGAATTTCACAAGCAGGGACCGAGACAAAACCCCGGCATCAAAATTTAGGCCACCGGACGATGGTCAGACCATTGCTATCCGGGTTCTCGATCAGCCGTCCGCTGACTTGCTGCCGCACCCGTGCCGCTGTGCTCACCGCCTCTTGAATCGCCTTCATGATGACACCTTCCATGTTGCGCGCCCCATACTCGGCCGAGTAGCCGTTGCGCACGATGTATTCAAAGGCGGACTCTGACAGTTCGAGGTGGCATCCATGGCGGGCCATGCGTTCGAGCACGCGCTTGATGTGAAATCCCGCCAGAGCGCGTTGCTCCGGCTCGCCCAAGCGACGGAAAACATGAATGCCGCCAAGTTTGCTCAGCCGTCCGATGATTTCCGGGCGCATAGCCAGCGTGACATACTGCAAGACCGTGTTCTTGAACGAGGTGTAGTTATTCGTTCTTGAACGCATTGCTTCTTTCGCGCCCAAGTTCGAGGTCATGACGAAATAGGAATCGGTAAAGTTGATGAGCCTGCCATCGGCGGCGGTCAGCTCGGCTCCTTTGTCCGGATGCCCAGCAGCAAATCCATAGCCTCCCAATGGGCTTTCTCGATTTCATCCAGCAGGAACACTCGGCATTGCCCCATATGGGCTTTGGTGAGGCGCGCGCGAAGTTCCATGATGCTTTCAGTCGTTTTGAACTCCGACATGTTCATCTTGCAGAGATTCCCGTCGGCGAAGTAATCGGTCAGGCATAGCGTGACCTCGGTTTTCCCGCCGGTCGGGCCAACGAACATGAAACCACCCTTGACGTAAAGCGGGTCGGTCAAACCGAGTTCGCTACAAGCCAGATGCTCATTGAGCGCGGCGAGCACTTCCGGTTGTCCCTTGATGCGTTCCGAAATCCACGGCATGAAGCCGTTCACGAGGTCAATCTTGTCCAGATTCATTTCTTTTACGGTATTGCCGCCGTTTCTCGCGCCAGGAGTTTCTTTCCTGCATCGCCTGCTGGCGGACACTGATGATGAAGTCAGGGGTGGCGGACGCACTCGCAATGAGCGCGCGCACGATGCAGCCGCAACTGATGCGGCCGGCCGTGCTGATGTCGCTGATGTTGATAGCCGAGCTGCTTGCCAGCTCGTTGAGCAGCTTCATCTCCTCCGGCATTTCCACGGGGTAGGCGCGACTGCGCTTTCC contains these protein-coding regions:
- a CDS encoding AAA family ATPase; translated protein: MGGYGFAAGHPDKGAELTAADGRLINFTDSYFVMTSNLGAKEAMRSRTNNYTSFKNTVLQYVTLAMRPEIIGRLSKLGGIHVFRRLGEPEQRALAGFHIKRVLERMARHGCHLELSESAFEYIVRNGYSAEYGARNMEGVIMKAIQEAVSTAARVRQQVSGRLIENPDSNGLTIVRWPKF
- a CDS encoding AAA family ATPase, translated to MNLDKIDLVNGFMPWISERIKGQPEVLAALNEHLACSELGLTDPLYVKGGFMFVGPTGGKTEVTLCLTDYFADGNLCKMNMSEFKTTESIMELRARLTKAHMGQCRVFLLDEIEKAHWEAMDLLLGIRTKEPS